AAAGTCCCCGACCGGGAAAAAGAAGAGAACGTCGCCGTTATCGGTGCGGGACCCGCCGGCCTCGCCGCGGCCTATCATCTTCGACGCCGGGGCTACGGCGTCACCATCTTTGAAGCGCTCCCCCGGGCGGGCGGCATGGGCACCGCCGGCATACCCGAATACCGGGTTCCCTCCGGCGTGGTAAGCCACGAGGTCGATCTCATAAAGAGAACGGGAGTCAAGATCTACCTCAACACAAAAATCGAAAAACTGGATATGAAAGAGTTCCGGAAGAAGGGATTCAAGGCCGTGTTTGTCGCCGTGGGCGCCCACAAAGGCAATGCCATGGGCGTCGAGGGCGAAGACGAGAAATGTGAAGGACTCGTGGACGGTGTCGAATTCCTGCGGGAACTGAATCTCGGAAAAACTGTTGAGCCCCGCAAAAAAGTCGTCATTATCGGCGGGGGAAACGTTGCTCTCGACTGTGCCCGAAGCTGCAGGCGTCTCGGCTTTAGCAACGTGGAAATCATCTACCGGCGGACACGCAAGGAAATGCCCGCCGGCGTGGAAGAGGTCGAGGGAGCCCTCGAGGAGGGCGTGAAAATAACCTATCTGGCGGCCCCCGTCGCGATCATCGCGGAGAAGGGTGTTTTCAAGGCCCTGGAATGCAGGAAAATGAAGCTGGGCGACCCCGACGAAAGCGGACGGCGGCGGCCCGTGCCCGTAAAGGGATCAGAATACCGGGTCAAGGCCGACATGGTCATATCCGCCATCGGTCAGAGCCCGGTCATTCCGGTGGTGGGCGGTTCGAAAAAACTCGACCTGACGAAATGGGGAACGATCGAGGCGGATCCGGTCACCTTTGAAACGTCGATACCCGGCGTTTTCGCCGGCGGCGACTGTGTTCTCGGTCCGGCAACGCTGATCGAAGCCCTGGACGCCGGTAACCGCGTGGCCGCGAGCATCGACGCGTGGCTGCAGGGAGAGCCGGCCCCCCGGGACGAGCTGTCCTTTGACGGCGTGGATTTCAAGAAACGGCGGACAACGGGGTTCGTCGCCCCGGAGCCCGCCGGACCGGTGGTCCACCTGGACGCGGAAGAACGCGTCGGCGGTTTCGAGGAAGTCGAAGGAGGCTACAGTGCCGTCCAGGCCATGGCCGAAGCGAAACGCTGCCTGAGATGCTACCGGGTCGTTGTCTGGAGCCGGGCATAGCACGAACGTACACGAACCATGATTTTATGAAAAGAAGGGGAAAAGAATGGTTACCATACACATAGACGGGCGCACGGTCAAGGCGGCGGAAGGTACAACGGTACTGCAGCAGGCACGGGAGCTGAACATACCGATTCCGACCCTGTGCCATAACGAAAACCTCAGTCCCTTCGGTGCCTGCCGGCTCTGCACGGTTGAAGTGAAAACCAACGGCAAATGGCAGCTTGCGGCATCCTGCACCACGCCGGTGAACGAAGGCATGGAAATACGAACCGGATCGGAGGCAATCGCGGAGAACCGCAAACTGGCGGCATCCCTTCTGTACCGGAAATATCCCGGTACCGAGGCGGTTCGGGCCATGGCGGCATCTCTGGGCGTGGAAGTGCCCCGAGAAGAGGGAACCGACCACGACTGTATACTCTGCGGGCTCTGTGTCCGCGCCTGCCGGGAAATCGTTGGAGTGTCGGCGCTTACCTTCGAAGACCGCGGCCTCAACCGCGCCATAGATGAACCGGCCATCATCTTCGACCCCAGGGCCTGCATCGGCTGCGGCTCCTGTGTCGTCGTCTGCCCGACGGGCTACGTGAAGATGGAAGAAGACGGCGACCGGAGAATCATCTGGAACAAGGTATTCAAAATGGTTCCCTGTGCCGAATGCGGACGCTACTTCGCGCCGGAAGAACAGCTCGCGTGGATATCAAAAAAGACAGGCGTTCCCTTCACCGAACTCACTACCTGCACGAGCTGTCGGTAACAGGCGAAAAGGGTTGAAAAAATAAAAAGACTCTGGTAGAAGGCTTCTCCTGTCCGGAGAGCCTTCTTAATGATTGAAGAAACAACGCTCTTTGCATCAGTGAACATTCCCCAGTAGCTCAGTCGGTAGAGCAGATGGCTGTTAACCATCGGGTCCGTGGTTCGAGTCCGCGCTGGGGAGCCAGCAACAAATGCAACCCTCTTTAAACCGGTTGCTTAACGAATAAAGCCCCGCATCTCCGATGCGGGGCTTCGTCGTCTAAGGGTACAAAAGGGAAGTGCTCCCAGAAGCCCCGTCCCCTCTCCCGCCAGTGACACAAGATATGATACATTACCCCCTGTGTCAGGATAGTTGTCGCATGATCTAGATCTTTGTATAATGGATTTTCCTTGGGGGCGGAGGAGGATCGGATCATGCAATATTCGAAAGAGCGTAAAGAAGCTGTTCTGAAGAAAATGATGCCACCGCACAACCGGTCGATCGTCGCGCTGGCCAGAGAGGAAGGCATCAGCAAGGCCACCCTGTACATCTGGCGGCGGCAGGCGCGTGAGCGAGGGTTGTTGCTTCCCGACTCGGATAGCGCTCCCGAGGGCTGGAGCTCGCGTGACAAGTTCAATGCCGTTGTTGAGAGTGCCGGCATGAACGAGGCCGAGTTGGCCGAGTACTGTCGCCGGAAGGGGCTGTATCCGGAGCAGTTGGCGTAGTGGCGGCGTGCCTGCGAGACGGCCAACGACTGGGACCGTGAGTCGAACCGACATCTAAAAAGCGAGCAGAAGGCTGATCGCAAGCGCATCCGCCAGCTCGAGCGGGAGCTGCATCGCAAGGAGAAGGCGCTGGCAGAAGCCGCGGCACTGTCCGGGTCATCGCCCCACATCCCCGGGCCCAACCCGTGAAGGCGACTGGCGCTGAAAGTAGAGATGAGGGGATGAAAGAGTAAAGGAAATGCAAATGACGTTGAATATAGCGGTGGCTTCCGGTACGCTGGGATTCCTACACAGGCATCCGAAAATCTAAAAAGAGAATTCCACCGACCCCTACTACGACAGGAGAGCGATACGGACAAAACCGAAATCAGCGCCATCGTGCAGAATTGTACAGGCTGGCAGTACAGTAACGAACCAATCTACCGACAAGATTTTGAAATAACAAACATGCACAGTGCAATGATCAGACGAAGGAATCGCGAGCATGATCGATGCAGCCTGTATTGACGTAGAGACAACCGGCCTTGATCCACGGAGGGGCCACCGCATCATTGAGGTCGGGGTTGTTTTGATACAGGATCGAAGTAGTGTGCAGGAATATCAGAGCCTCGTCAAAACGGCGCATCCCATAAGCAAAACGGCCACCCGTGTTCACAGGATTACCAATGAGATCCTGATTGAGCAACCAGGACCGGAAGACGTATTTCCGACATTGCGAAAACTTATTGATGGCCGAGTGCTGGTGGCACACAACGCCAAATTCGACATTTCCTTTCTGCGACAAGAATTTGCCCGATTAGGTATGACACTGAACAACACATTCATCTGTACGCTGGAAACAAGCCGCAGGCGCTTCCCTAACTTGGCGAACCATAAACTGGAAACAATATACCGCCATCTTGTGGGACCAATACCGCGGACAACACAAAGACACCGGGCGCTCGCCGACGCCCGCATGGTGGCCGCTGTCTGGATGGCGATGGAGAAAACATGACAGAAACAACACCTTCTTATTACCAGTATTGGGGAAAAGTGGACACTGAGACAGGGAGCTATCATCTCCTGCCTTATCATTGCTTGGATGTGGCGGCGGTTGGGCATTCTCTTTTATTAAACAGTCCTGCGTTGCGGCAGAAAATTGCCACAATCACCGGTCTTGAGGAAAAGATCTGTATTCATTGGCTAATAATGGGTCTTGCACTTCATGACATTGGCAAGTTTTCAGAAACGTTCCAGAATTTGCGTCCTGATATATTAAAGCAGTTACAGGGCATTACGAGCAATAAGGAATATACCGTCCGACATGACAGCTTAGGTTATCTCTTTCTTAAATCATTCGTAGAGAACGGAAATCCTTTGTTGCATGAAGATCCAGAAAGATCGCTGGAAGAATGGCAAGATGTCATCATGTCAATTGCCAAATCATTTACCGGACATCACGGAGTGCCCCCGCAACTGAGGGGTTTAAATGGCATGCCTCTGAATTATCACCGTTTTTTTGGGGAAGCAGATTCTGCAGCAGCCGCAAGTTTTATTAAAGACATTGATTCAATAGGCAATGCTCTGCCTGACACATTTGCCCTTCCCTCGCCATATGATCTTGAAGGGATTCTGAAAAAAGCCTCTTGGTTAGTCGCCGGTTTTACTGTGCTGTGCGACTGGATCGGATCAAATAGTGAGTGGTTTCGATACACTGCTACGCAGGTCAGTTTGCAAGAATATTGGGAGACCATCGCTTTGCCGCAGTCTGAGTTTGCTATTCGAGCATCCGGCATCAGTACCGGCAGCCCGTTAGTAGACCAGCCCGTCTTTTCTGGACTGTTCCCATCCATTCCAGTCCCCACGCCATTGCAGGCTTTTGTCGATCAGTGCCCGACTGGAAATTCGCCGCATTTGTTTATCCTTGAAGATATAACCGGATCCGGGAAAACAGAGGCTGCTCTGCTTCTGGCGGGACGTTTGATGGCCGCAGGACAAGGCAACGGACTATTTGTGGCACTCCCGACAATGGCCACATCAAATGCAATGTATGGAAGGCTCACCAACGTCTATCGGCGGCTGTTTAAGGCAGAGACTCGTCCTTCACTGGTACTTGCCCACAGCGCCCGTCATCTTTCCGATACCTTCATGTCAACAATTGGCGGCCAGAATAACTATACCGAAGACGAAGAAACTGCCACTGCGCAATGCTCATCATGGCTTGCCGACAACCGAAAGAAGGCCCAATTAGCTGACGTGGGCGTCGGGACGCTCGATCAAGCATTGCTGGCAATCCTACCTGCCCGTTTTCAATCTTTAAGACTGTTCGGTTTGGTCAATCATATTCTTATCATTGATGAGGTCCATGCCTATGATCCATACATGAACAAATTGTTGCAAAACCTGTTGACCTTTCATGCGGCTCTTGGAGGAAGCGCAATTCTGCTTTCGGCAACACTGCCAGCACACACGCGGCGTGGCTTCATTAACGCTTTTGCTAATGGTTGTGACGATCATCAACGGCTAGAACAAAAAATTAGAGCCTATCCGATGATCACTTCCTACACAAAAGAAACGGGCCTTTGTGAAACACCCATCGAATCAATGCCACAACGCCGATGTAGTGTAAAGGTTTTACTCATTGACGAAGAAGTCGAAATCATAAATCGGATTGTTGAAGCAATAGAAAAAGGACATTGCGTCTGCTGGATCAGGAACACGGTATATGATGCATTAGACGGGTATGAAAGACTAAAAAGGAAAGTGCATAAAAATAGCGTGATGCTGTTTCATGCACGTTTTACCTTAGGAGATCGTCTCGATATAGAGAATGAAGCTTTAAGAGCATTTGGGAAAACAAGCACAGAGTCGATGCGCAGAGGTAAGGTTCTGGTTGCAACACAGGTCGTCGAACAGTCGCTTGATCTGGATTTTGATCTGCTGATTACTGATCTTGCACCTATGGATTTGCTGATTCAAAGGGGTGGGAGATTGCACCGCCATGCCCGCGACGAGAAAGGCAACCCCATACAGGAAGGCCCTGATCGGCGCGAATCACCCTGCATGATAATATATGGACCTTGGCCGGAAGAAAACGCAGACAGTGACTGGTTCAAATCTTTTTTCCCCAAGGCGGCGTTTGTTTATCCTAGTCATGGCTGTCTTTGGCTGTCCGCAAAGCTCCTGTCAGAGAAAAAACATCTCACGATGCCTGACGATGCCAGAATGTTGATTGAAGCCGCCTTTTCCGAAAGCGCAGAAACGATACCTGAATCGCTCCAGCACCGTGATCAGCAGGCGGAGGCAAAATGGCAAGCGGATAAAACGCTTGCGCATATTAATATGCTTAAACTGGATGAGGGTTACGAAGCTACTGTGACCCAGTGGCGGGAAGACATGAAGACGCCCACGCGTCTGGGTGCTATGGAAACTGCCGTGCGACTGGCCTGCTGGGATGGTGCAAAGCTAACACCGTGGTATCCGCATAAAAGATTCCCGTGGGATATGAGTCAAGTTAATATCCGCAGCAGTTTGGTTAATGAAGAAGTTATACATGATGGCGTATTGGGTGAGAAAGTAGCCAGTTTGAAAGACGTGCTGCCGGACAAGGGCAAGTGGACGATTCTTGTTGTCCTTCAGCAAAACGTTGACGGTCACTGGCGCGGCAAGGCGCTGAACAAGAAAAATGAGACCGTGTTGCTGGAATACAGTCGGTTGGCCGGAGCGAAGCTTATTAACGAAGGAGGAATAAATGCAGTTTAATCTGATTGATGAGCCATGGATACCTGTAAGAAGACAAGATGGGACAAAAACCAAAATAGCACCCTACGAAGTTTCAGGTCAGTTCAAAGAAAATCCTGTCATGTCGCTTGACGCACCACGGCCGGACTTTAATGGTGCGTTGATTCAATTTCTGATTGGTCTTGTCCAGACGGTTGCAGCGCCGCAAAATCGTGCAGAATGGCACAAGAGACTTATTGAGCCCCCATCTCCGGAGGAATTGAAAGCAGCCTTCTCATCGGTGCATCATGCCTTTGAGTTTGGTGGAGATGGGCCTAGATTTATGCAGGATTACGAGAGTATTGCTGCCGACGATAGTGATGTTGATGGTTTATTTATAGAGACACCTGGTCAAAATGCTCTGGTAAATAATACGGATCACTTCATAAAGCGTCATACAGTATCTGGTCTTTGCCCAAGCTGTTGCGCCACAGCTCTCTTTGCATTTCAAACCAACGCACCAGCTGGCGGTCAGGGCTATATGACATCTTTGCGTGGCGGGGGGCCTTTGACAACTCTCGTTGTTGGCGATAACCATCACAATACCTTATGGCAACTTATATATTTGAATGTGCTAGAAAAAGGAATATTTAATGGTACGTCTGGAAATCCGAATCTTCTTGAAGATAAATATAAATTCCCATGGCTGGCTAAAACAAGAAACGGAAAAAGAAGAAAAGGTGGTGTCATTTACGGAGAAGATACAACGCCTGAAGATGCGAATCCGGTAATTATGTTTTGGGCCATGCCTCGACGCATCAGGTTAAATTTAGGATCGCTATCAGAAAGCGCCTGCGACATTTGTGGAAGCTATTCCAACACCATAATTCATACCTATAAGGAAATACCGGGGGGTGCAAGTTGCAATGGGTGGCTTCATCCTCTATCCCCATACTATGAACAAACAAAGAAAGGTGAAAAAAGCATTTTGCCCGTTCATGCGCAACCCAGCGGATTGACTTATAGACATTGGCTTGGCTTTGTCATTCATGACGACAACGAGAAAAAGATGCCCGCACGCATTGTCCATGAGTATTACGAACGCTGGAGAAGTGGATGGCAGTTCCGTTTATGGGCGTTTGGTTATGATATGGATAACATGAAAGCACGTTGCTGGTACGAATCAACTATGCCCTTGTTTTGTGTGGATAATACCGTCCGTCCTGATTATGAGGAAAGAGCAGCGGGCATGGTGAAGGCAGCCACAGAGATTGCCAGCAATACGCGGAGTGCTCTTAAAAAAGCGTGGTTTCGGCGGCCAAGTGACGCCAAAGGAGACACAACATTTGTTGACAATAGCTTTTGGCAGGGAACAGAAGCCGAGTTTTATTTGGCGTTAAATGATTTAATATCTGCACTGAATACAGGAAACGACATAAAGGAAATAAGCAGACAATGGTTTTCTATCCTTTGTATTCGTTCATTAAAAATATTTGATGATTACGCATGGGAAGGGCCTATCGAAGATGCAGACCCTAAACGGGTTGTCATAGCTCGCAAAGAATTAGAACAATACAACAGGGGCAAGAAGATCAAGGAGCTTCTCGGCATTCCAGTCGAAAAGACGACACCCGACAAAAAACCGAAACAAAGAAAGACAAGAGACTGACAAAACAAGAACAACTTGCACTATGAAAACAATAAATTAAGGAGGAGGCATGGCAACAACATACCTGAGATTCAACGCAGATTCAGCCGAGACCCAGGCGCTTTCTTTATGGTGGCAAGCGTTAGATGCAAGTAGGGGTGACCGGGCCGAACTACGCCGTTGTGCTACTTTGACAGAAGTGGTGCTCACCCCTTCTTATCACCGCTTGCGCATTGCTGTTGGAAAACATGGCGCAGTCAACGACAATGCGCTCGCTCTGGTGGCAGGACTGGCGGCGCGCGTAAAAATGGACGTAACTGAAAGCACGCTGGCTGAACAAATGGCGACAGGCAAGGCGGACGGTTCTGCAAGGGTAAGCGGTTTGCGTTTTCGACGTTTACTTAAGGTGAAAGAGGCCGAGGGCCTGTTTAGCGCCATGGGGCGCGTTGTGACACTACTGGGCGGTGCAGTCAATTTGCAGAGCCTTGCTA
This portion of the Syntrophales bacterium genome encodes:
- a CDS encoding FAD-dependent oxidoreductase — protein: MKKIAFSSWDGKIIDNRKGPSSKAKAVEPLFPRLSSGAPASAIMGWNGLVLGDAAADVPALSMAYLKEARKISCGECSVCMLGIDTLLDMMDDLAAGTADKTVLSEMEHIARQAAATSKCAFGRTVFTPFTDALKYFKADFQALAKGDRKLNGGAYGVSVTAPCIEACPAGLDIPGYIELIRNGRFAESLDLIRERCIMPGTIGRACTHPCEAACVRCDLDEPLAIRLLKRAASDQKPESGATSLKVPDREKEENVAVIGAGPAGLAAAYHLRRRGYGVTIFEALPRAGGMGTAGIPEYRVPSGVVSHEVDLIKRTGVKIYLNTKIEKLDMKEFRKKGFKAVFVAVGAHKGNAMGVEGEDEKCEGLVDGVEFLRELNLGKTVEPRKKVVIIGGGNVALDCARSCRRLGFSNVEIIYRRTRKEMPAGVEEVEGALEEGVKITYLAAPVAIIAEKGVFKALECRKMKLGDPDESGRRRPVPVKGSEYRVKADMVISAIGQSPVIPVVGGSKKLDLTKWGTIEADPVTFETSIPGVFAGGDCVLGPATLIEALDAGNRVAASIDAWLQGEPAPRDELSFDGVDFKKRRTTGFVAPEPAGPVVHLDAEERVGGFEEVEGGYSAVQAMAEAKRCLRCYRVVVWSRA
- a CDS encoding 2Fe-2S iron-sulfur cluster-binding protein; this encodes MVTIHIDGRTVKAAEGTTVLQQARELNIPIPTLCHNENLSPFGACRLCTVEVKTNGKWQLAASCTTPVNEGMEIRTGSEAIAENRKLAASLLYRKYPGTEAVRAMAASLGVEVPREEGTDHDCILCGLCVRACREIVGVSALTFEDRGLNRAIDEPAIIFDPRACIGCGSCVVVCPTGYVKMEEDGDRRIIWNKVFKMVPCAECGRYFAPEEQLAWISKKTGVPFTELTTCTSCR
- a CDS encoding 3'-5' exonuclease, producing MIDAACIDVETTGLDPRRGHRIIEVGVVLIQDRSSVQEYQSLVKTAHPISKTATRVHRITNEILIEQPGPEDVFPTLRKLIDGRVLVAHNAKFDISFLRQEFARLGMTLNNTFICTLETSRRRFPNLANHKLETIYRHLVGPIPRTTQRHRALADARMVAAVWMAMEKT
- the cas3 gene encoding CRISPR-associated helicase Cas3', whose product is MTETTPSYYQYWGKVDTETGSYHLLPYHCLDVAAVGHSLLLNSPALRQKIATITGLEEKICIHWLIMGLALHDIGKFSETFQNLRPDILKQLQGITSNKEYTVRHDSLGYLFLKSFVENGNPLLHEDPERSLEEWQDVIMSIAKSFTGHHGVPPQLRGLNGMPLNYHRFFGEADSAAAASFIKDIDSIGNALPDTFALPSPYDLEGILKKASWLVAGFTVLCDWIGSNSEWFRYTATQVSLQEYWETIALPQSEFAIRASGISTGSPLVDQPVFSGLFPSIPVPTPLQAFVDQCPTGNSPHLFILEDITGSGKTEAALLLAGRLMAAGQGNGLFVALPTMATSNAMYGRLTNVYRRLFKAETRPSLVLAHSARHLSDTFMSTIGGQNNYTEDEETATAQCSSWLADNRKKAQLADVGVGTLDQALLAILPARFQSLRLFGLVNHILIIDEVHAYDPYMNKLLQNLLTFHAALGGSAILLSATLPAHTRRGFINAFANGCDDHQRLEQKIRAYPMITSYTKETGLCETPIESMPQRRCSVKVLLIDEEVEIINRIVEAIEKGHCVCWIRNTVYDALDGYERLKRKVHKNSVMLFHARFTLGDRLDIENEALRAFGKTSTESMRRGKVLVATQVVEQSLDLDFDLLITDLAPMDLLIQRGGRLHRHARDEKGNPIQEGPDRRESPCMIIYGPWPEENADSDWFKSFFPKAAFVYPSHGCLWLSAKLLSEKKHLTMPDDARMLIEAAFSESAETIPESLQHRDQQAEAKWQADKTLAHINMLKLDEGYEATVTQWREDMKTPTRLGAMETAVRLACWDGAKLTPWYPHKRFPWDMSQVNIRSSLVNEEVIHDGVLGEKVASLKDVLPDKGKWTILVVLQQNVDGHWRGKALNKKNETVLLEYSRLAGAKLINEGGINAV
- the casA gene encoding type I-E CRISPR-associated protein Cse1/CasA gives rise to the protein MQFNLIDEPWIPVRRQDGTKTKIAPYEVSGQFKENPVMSLDAPRPDFNGALIQFLIGLVQTVAAPQNRAEWHKRLIEPPSPEELKAAFSSVHHAFEFGGDGPRFMQDYESIAADDSDVDGLFIETPGQNALVNNTDHFIKRHTVSGLCPSCCATALFAFQTNAPAGGQGYMTSLRGGGPLTTLVVGDNHHNTLWQLIYLNVLEKGIFNGTSGNPNLLEDKYKFPWLAKTRNGKRRKGGVIYGEDTTPEDANPVIMFWAMPRRIRLNLGSLSESACDICGSYSNTIIHTYKEIPGGASCNGWLHPLSPYYEQTKKGEKSILPVHAQPSGLTYRHWLGFVIHDDNEKKMPARIVHEYYERWRSGWQFRLWAFGYDMDNMKARCWYESTMPLFCVDNTVRPDYEERAAGMVKAATEIASNTRSALKKAWFRRPSDAKGDTTFVDNSFWQGTEAEFYLALNDLISALNTGNDIKEISRQWFSILCIRSLKIFDDYAWEGPIEDADPKRVVIARKELEQYNRGKKIKELLGIPVEKTTPDKKPKQRKTRD
- the casB gene encoding type I-E CRISPR-associated protein Cse2/CasB; protein product: MATTYLRFNADSAETQALSLWWQALDASRGDRAELRRCATLTEVVLTPSYHRLRIAVGKHGAVNDNALALVAGLAARVKMDVTESTLAEQMATGKADGSARVSGLRFRRLLKVKEAEGLFSAMGRVVTLLGGAVNLQSLANSVYFWNDKTRKQWAFEYYSKSPSEQ